In Deinococcus irradiatisoli, the genomic stretch GCTCATGCCGAAACGTGGCGCTGGGCAGGGCTCAGCTTCAAGGCGGCGAGCAGGCGGCCAAACCAGTTGTGGGCGATATGCTGGGCGCGGACCTCGCGCAGCAGTCGGGCGTGGCGGGCCTCGTCGCGAAGCGCTTGGAGGCGGGAAACGGCGTTGTACGAATCGGCGTTGGACATCATGGCTCGCTCTCCTTTCAGCGCGGGAAGGTGTTTCCTTTGCTGGTGAGTCCATGATGCGCCGCCGCACGACGTTACAAATCTGCCGGGTGGCGCAGGTGCGGCGCTGACCGTTTGGCTTAGCGCCGCTAGGCGTTCAGTCGGCGGCGACCGGCGCGTCGAGCCCGAAGGCGCCGTGCACCGTGCGGGTGGCGCGGTCGACATCCTGGCCCTCGATCGCCACACTGATGTTCAGCTCCGAGGACCCCTGCGAGATCATCAGGATGTTGATGTCGTCGCCGGCCAGCGCGCCGAACAGGCGGGCCGAGACGCCCTTGGTGCCGCGCATGCCCGCGCCCACGATCGCCAGCACCGCCACCCCGCGCTGCACGTCCACCTGCAGCTGCCGCCCGCCCATCGGCGGGGTCAGGGCCGCCAGGGTGCGCTCCTCGTCGCTGCCGAGAATCACCAGCGAGACGTTGCTCATGCTGCTCGACTGCGAGACCATCAGGAGGGTGATGTTCTCGCGGGCCAGCGCCGCGAAGAGGTCGGCCACCACGTCCGGCACGCCCAGGATGCCGGCGCCCGAGACGTTGATGATGCTGACGTTGCGAATGGCCGTCACCGCCTTGACCGGATGCACACCGTCGGTGTGGGCGTCGCCGGTCACCAGTGTACCGGGAAAGTCCGGGTCGGCGGCGCTCTTGACCCGCAGCGGAATGCCGGCGTCCTGCAACGGCGTCACCGCCAGCGGGTGCAGCACCTTGGCCCCGAAGTAGGCCAGTTCCATCACCTCGCCGTAACTCAGCTGGGCGATGTTCTGGGCGCCCGGCACGCTGCGCGGATCGGCCGACATCACCCCGTCGACGTCCTTCCAGGCCCACACTTCGCTGGCGTGCAGCGCTGCGCCGACGATGGTGGCCGAGAAATCGGTGCCGCCGCGTCCCAGGGTGGTCACCGCGCCCTTCTCGGTTTCGCCCATGAAACCGGAGATCACCGGGGTCACGCCCGCGTCGAGCAGGCCGCTGAGCCGGTCGCGGATTCGCCCGGCGGCGCTGGGCAGCGGCCTGGCGCTGCCGAAATGGCTGTCGGTGACGATCCCGGCCTGCCCGCCGGTGAGGTGGTGGGCGCGGTGGCCCCAGCGTTCCAGCGCCACCGTCATCAGCGGGGCCGAGAGGCGCTCGCCGAAGGCCACGATCAGGTCCTTGCTGCGCGGGGTGAGCTCGCGCAGCAGGTACACGCCATAGACCGCCTGCCGCAGCGTTTCGAGCAGTTCGCGGATCTCGCGCGAAACGCTGCTGTCCGGCGCGGCGCCGAGTTCCTGGGCCGCCGTGAAGTGGCGGGTACGCAGCGCGGCGATCTGGTCGTTGGCCAGGGCGATGTCGCCCTTTTCGGCGGCGTCGGCAATCGACAGCAGCTGGTTGGTCACGCCGGCCATCGCCGAGACCACCACCACCACCCGCACCCCGGCGGCGAGGCTGCGTCCGGCCAGGCTGGCCGAGTGGCGGATGGCGGCCGCGTCGCCCATGTTGGTGCCGCCGAATTTCATGACCAGGAGTTGAGGCGTCTCAGACATAGACAGCAGTGTACGTTGGCGCGATTTGAAGGCGAGCGAGGTGTCTATTTCGCTGGCCGACCCTCCGGCCCAAGCTCAAGCCGACCCGGCGTCGAGCGCCGCCTCGAAGCGCCGCACCAGGCCCGGCGCGCCGAGGATGTCTTCGAGCGCCACCATCAGGGCGCGGTACGGCGCGGGGTGGGCGGCCTCCCCCATCAGGCCCAGACGCCAGATCACCCCGGCGGTGGGCCCCAGGCCGCCGGTGATGCTGATCTCGCGCCGGCGCAACTCGGCGCGCACGCCCGCGTCGTCGAGGTGCTCGGGCAACCGGAGGGCCAGCACGGTGGGCAGGCGGGCCTCCTCGCGCTTGACGTAGGGCGAGAAGCCCAGCGGGGCGAGCGCCTCGGTAATCGCCCGGCCCATCCAGCGCACCCGTTCACGGCGCTCGGGCAGGCCTTCTTCCAGCGCCGCCCGCAGCGCCTCGGCAAACGCGAAGTGCAAGTTCACCGGCACGGTGTGGTGGTAGGTATGCTCCACCCAGTAGTCGCGCAGGCCCTCGAAATCGCAGTACCACAGCGGCGTGGGGTGGCGGCGGGCCGCGAAGCGGGCGAAGGCGCGCTCGCTGATCGCCACCGGGGCCAGGCCCGGCGGGGCCGAGAGGCACTTCTGCGCCCCGGTGTAGGCGTAGTCCACCCCCCACTGCTGCATCGAGAACGGCTCCATGCCGGCGGTCGTCACCGCGTCCACCGTGAGGAGCGCCCCGGAATGCCGCACCAGTTCGGCGATTTCCGGCACCGGGTTGAGCACGCCGGTGCTGGTTTCCCCATGAACGACGGCCACCATCGCGGCGTCGCCCAGGTGGTCGGCCACGTCCGAGGGATTGATCGGCTCGCCCAGCGGGGCCGTCACCAGCCGGACTTTCGCGCCGTAGCGGGCGGCCATCTCGGCCATCCGGCGACCGAACGAGCCGTTGGCGCACACCAGCACCTCGTCACCCTTCTCGACCAGGTTGGCGAACCCCGCTTCCATGCCCAGGCTGCCGGTGCCGGCCAGGAGCGCCGTGAAGGCTTCCGGCTCGGTGCCGTACATCTCGCGCAGGTCGGCCTGTATGGCCCGGTTAAGCTTGAACACCTCCGGGTCCATGTGCCCCAGCATCGGGCGGGTCAGAGCCCGCAGGGCGCGCGGGTGAATCGGGGTCGGGCCGGGGGTCAGCAGCACGTGGTCGGGGTACGGCGGGGCCACTTCGGCGGGCTGAGGAGCGTCGAGCAACTTCATGGTGGAACTATAGCGCAGGGATCAGAATTGTTGCGGCTATCAGGATTTGAAGGCTATACAGCGCAATAATATTGCTCAAATGGACGAACGACTTCCGGTCAGCGGTTCATCTCGGCCAGGTCGAGCAGCGCGGGCGCAGGGAAAGGGGCTCATCCGGCACGGTCGGCGGTCAGCACCTGCCGGGTCTGGCGGGCGATCTCGCCTTCCTCGTCGGTGGGAATCACCAGCGCGGGCTTGCTCTCGGCGGTGGTAATGCGCCGCTCGCCGGAACGCTGACCATTGGCGGCCTCGTCGAGTTCGAAGCCCAGGAACGTCAGCCCTTGCAGCACGTCGGCGCGCAGCTTCGCGTCGTTCTCGCCGGCCCCGCCGGTGAACACCAGCGCGCCGAGGCCGTTCATGGCGGCGGCGTAGGCGCCCACCTGCTTGATCAGGCGGTAGGTCATCACCGCCAGGGCCAGCTCGGCGCGCTCGCTTTGCGCCGCCCGCACGTCGCGCAGGTCGTTGGACACGCCAGATAAGCCCTTGAGGCCGCTCTGACGGTTGAGCAGGCGGGTGGTTTCTTCCAGGCCGAACTTCTCGGTGAGCCACAGCACCGCGCCGGGATCGAGGTCGCCGCTGCGGGTGCCCATCACCAGGCCTTCCAGCGGGGTCAGGCCCATGCTGGTGTCGACGCTCTGGCCGCGCAGCACAGCGGCGGCGCTGGCACCGTTGCCGAGGTGCAGGGTAACGATTTTCTGGGCCTCCGGGCTTTGCGGCCCGCCCAGCAGTTCGGCAGCCCGGCGCGACACGTACGCGTGCGAGGTGCCGTGAAAGCCGTAGCGGCGCACCCCGAAGTTGCGGTATAGGTCGTGCGGCACGGCGTAGAGGTAGGCCTGCGGGGGCAGGGTGGTGTGAAAGGCGGTATCGAACACCGCCACGTTCGGCACGCCCGGCAGACCGCCGAGCGCCGCCCGGATGCCCTGTACGGCCGGTGGGTTGTGCAGCGGAGCCAGGTCCGACAGTTCGTCGATGGTGGCGAGCACTTCCGGCGTGATCCGGGTGGCCTGGGTAAAGCGCTCGCCGCCGTGCACCACCCGGTGCCCCACCGCCTCCATCTGCACGTCCTGGGGCAGACCGGAAAGCACCCGGCGCAGGGCCGCGGCGTGGTCGGGCTCGCCGCCGGGTTCGCCGATGCGCTCGATCAGGCCGCTGGTATACGTCTGACCTTCCGGGCCGAGAAGTTGGTATTTCAAGCTGCTGGAACCGGCATTCAGAACGAGAATGGCGCTGCGGGTCATGGCGGCATCTTAGCTTAAGGATTTATTTCACCAATCAGAAGGTAAACACCAAAAATCACAAGTGAAATCGCGCTACCCTGCCGCTATGGACGAACAGTACAAAGGTTACCGGATTCACATCGAGCGGCCCAGTTTACCGCAGTTCAGCAGCGGCCCCCTCCGAGGCGGGGCGGCCCAGACCTGGAAAGTGACGGTGGACGGGCGCGACGTGGCGCGGCATGTGGTCAGGCGCAAGATGGACGACTTCGGCGAGGTGCTCGAAGCCGCCAGGAAGTACGTGAACCGGTTGCCGGCGCGGGCCTCTTCGGAAGAGGCGCAGGAGTAAATGCCGAAGAAGAACGCCGGGAGTAGGTCATGCTCCCGGCGTTCTTCTTCGTCTCAGGCGCGCTGCGAGAGCAGTTCTTCCAGTCGGTCGACGTAACCCGACAGCACCCGGAAGGTCTCCTCCACCGGCTGGGCGGTGGTGAGGTCCACCCCGGCGGCCTGCAGCGCGTCGAGCGGATCGAGCCGCCCGCCTTCCGAGAGAAATTGCAGGTAGCGCTCCTGGGCACCCTGGGGATCGGTGTCGAAGCCGGCCCGCAGTTGGTGGGCGGCGCTGATGCCAGTGGCGTACTGGTAGGCGTAGAAGTTGCTGTAGAGGTGCGTCGAGAACTCGGCCCAGGTGATGCCGCTGCGGTCACGGTCCACCGTGACGCCGCTGCCGTAGCCGGCTTGCAGCAGATCGGCCATCAGGGTGTTGAGGTCCGGCGCACTGAGACTCTTCCCGGCCTCGATGCGACGGTGAATTTCCAGCTCGAAGCGGGCCAGGGTCGGCATGATGAAGAAGTAGCGGTGAAAGTTCGAGAGGGCTTCCTCGATCAGGGCAACCTCGAAATCCGGGTCGGTATTGTTCTCGAACAGGTGGCGGCGCACCATCGCCTGATTGAAGTTCGAGGCGACCTCGGCGGCGAACAGGGTGTAACGCGGCACGCTGCTGGCCTGCTTGTGCTGCGAGAGCCACGAGTGCATGCTGTGGCCGATCTCGTGCGCCAGGGTGCTCATGCTGCCCAGACCGCCCTGGAAGCTCATGAAGATGTACGGCTTGACCCGCGCGCCGCCGTTGCTGTAGGCCCCCTGGCGCTTGCCGGCGTTGCTGGCCCAGTCCACCCAGCGCTCGGTGGTCAGCCCGGCGCGCATCTGCGTCACGTAGTCCGGCCCCAGGGGGGCCATGCCTTCACAGATGGCGTCCACCGCCTGGGCGTAGTTCATTTCCGGCGACGGCACCAGCGGCGCCTTGACGTCGTACTCGCGCAGCTCTTCTAAGCCCAGCCAGCGGCGACGCACGTCCCAGTAACGGTGCCAGATGTGGATGTTGGCGAGGTAGGTGTCGATCAGGGTGTGAAACACCGAGGTGGGAAGGTGGTCGGGCGCCAGCGCTGCCGTCAGCGCGTCGGGGTAGCGCCGGGCACGGGCCATGAAGACGTTCTGGCGCACGTGGGTCGCCAGCGCCGCCGCCATACCGTGCTGGGCCGACAGGTGGGCGTCGGCGTAGCTTTCCCAGGCTTCACGTCGCACCTCGCGGTCCGGGTCGGCGATCAGGCGGTCGACGTTGCCCTGCCCGATCGGCACTCCCCCGGCGGTGCCGAAGTCGAGGTCCATGTTGACCAGCGCCGGGTGAATGCCGCGCTCGCTGGAAAACGGCGACTGCACCTGGCCGAGCAGCTCTTCCACTTCGGCGCTGCGGACGTGCGGCCGCTCGCGCCAGATGCGCTCGACCATCACCGCGTGGTCCTTGAGGTCGTCTCTCTCCAGCCAGGGGCGCACCACCTGTTCGTCGAGGGCCAGCAGTTCGGGTTTGTCGAAGGCGCTGGCGGCGGCGAACACGCTGCCCAGCGACGAGGCCCGGTCGCGGCGGGCGGCGGCTTCGGCGTCCTTGCCGTCCACGCTGGCGCTCATGCCGGCGTACGATATCAGGCGGGTCAGGCGCATCCGCAGCGCCTCGCGGGCGTTCAGGTAAGTCGCAAGCGCTTCCGGCGACCCGCCCAGCGTGCCGGCGTACTGGCCCAGGGTCGGCAGGTCGCCGGCCAGCGCCGAAGCTTCCGCGTCCCAGGCGGCGGGGGTGGCGTAGAGGGCTTCGATGTCCCAGGTCTGGTCACGGGGCACGTCACGGCGGGCGGGTGCGGGGGTGGCAGTCATGCTGCTGAGTCTAGAACCCAGGCGCGGGTGCGGCGTTGCTGAAGTTCTCATGCTTGGAGCCGCTGGGCCTGGTTGCTGCGTTGCTGCACCATTTCTGGGTGCGAGCGGTCATAGACTGAGGCAATGCACGTTGACGATCTGCCGGTTCTGCCCACCACACCGGGTGTGTATATATTCAGAGGAAAGGGTGGCACGCCGATCTACATCGGCAAGGCCAACAACCTGCGCAGCCGGGTGGGGCAGCATTTCAAGGCCGGCGGCAAGAGCGGGCGCTTTACCCGCGAAGCGCTGGAACTCGAATGGATCTCGGCCAGGAACGAGGTCGAGGCGCTGGTGCTGGAAGCCAACCTGATCAAGCAGCACCGCCCGCACTACAACGTGCTGCTCAAGGACGACAAGCACTACCCTTTTTTGAAGCTGACGCACGAGGAATTCCCCATGCTGGTGGTCACCCGGCGGGTGATCAAGGACGGGGCCAGCTACTACGGCCCCTACCCCGACGCCTCGGCGGTGCGGCGGGTCAAGCACCTGATCGACACCATGTTTCCGCTGCGCAAGAACTCGGGGCTGCCGCTGCAGAAAAAGCCGCGCCCCTGCCTCAACTACCACATGGGCCGCTGCCTGGGACCGTGCGTGGACAAGGCCGACCCCGCCGAGTACCACCGGGTCGTCGAGGACGTCAAGGCGCTGCTGGAGGGCCGGGCGGCGGGCGTGGTGGTCCGGCTCAAGGAAGACATGAAAACGGCCGCCCAGCAGCAGGACTTCGAGCAGGCCGGGCGGCTGCGTGACCGGCTGCAGGCGGTGGAAAAACTCTTCGGCAACGAGCAGGCCGCCATGCAGATGGGCGCCGAGGACCTCGACTTCCTGGGGCACGCCCAGGCCGGCGAGTTCGCCATGGTGCAGCTGTTCCGGATGCGCGGCGGGCGGGTGGTGGGGCGCGACAAACGCTTCCTGACCGGCGCGGCCGAGAGCGACGCCGGCGAAGTCATCGGGGCCTTCGTGCAGGACTACTACGCCCAGGCCACCCACGTGCCGCCGCTGATTTTGCTGCCGGCCGACTACCCCGACGCGCCGCTGTGGACCCAGCTGCTCAGCGAGCGGGCCGGACGCAAGGTGGAGATGAGGGTGCCGCTGCGCGGCGACAAGACCGAGCTGACCGAGATGGCCCGCCGCAACGCCGAGACCGGCCTGGAAGCCGAACTGGCCCTCCTCGAGCGCCGGGGCGACCATCCGGGCCTGGACGCCCTGCGCGAGGTGCTGGCGCTGCCGGAGCGGCCCTGGCGCATCGAGGGCTACGACAACTCCAATTTGTTCGGCACCAACATCGTGTCGGGCATGGTGGTGTTCGAGGGCGGGCGGGCGCGCCGGGGCGAGCACCGGCGCTTCAAGGTGCGCGGGCTGGAGCGGCCCGACGATTACCTCTCGATGCGCCAGACCATCACCCGGCGCTTTTCCGGCAGCCTGGCCGACAAACTGCCGCTGCCGGACCTGATTCTCATCGACGGTGGGCGCGGGCAGGTCAACGCGGCGCTCGACGCGCTCAAGGAAGTCGGGGTGCAGGTGCCGGTGGTGGGCCTGGCCAAGCGCGAGGAGCGCATCATCCTGCCGGGGCGCTACGGCGCACAGTTCTGGCTCAGCGGCGGCAGCGAGATCGGGGTGGACCGCGAACTGCTGCTGCCGCACACCCACCCGGCGCTGCGGGTGCTGATCGGGGTGCGCGACGAGGTGCACAACTACGCCGTGACCTACCACCGCAAGCTGCGCGGTCAGGACATGCTCAGAAGCGTTTTCGACGACCTGCCGGGCATCGGCGAGAAGCGCCAGCACGCCCTGCTGGAGCACTTCTCCAGCCTGGAGGACCTCGGCGCGGCCAGCGTGGACGAGATCGCCCGGGTGCCGGGCATGAACCTGCGGGCGGCCCGAAGCGTCAAGGACTTTCTCTCGGCCCGGCAGGCTAACAGCACGCCGAGCTAGGCGCGGCCCGCCAGCGCCAGCATGGCCGGGCCACCCACCTCCGGCAGCCCTCCCAGGAAGCGCTCGAGCGCGGCATTGAACGCTTCGGGTTCGGTGAAGTTGGGCAGGTGCCCCACGCCCGGCAGGAATTCCAGTTGCGCCTGCGGCAGACATTCCTGCAGGTAGCGCCCGACGCTTTCCGGCACGGCGTTGTCGGCGCGCGTCTGCGTCACCAGCACCGGGTGACGGGCCTGCGGCAGCAGCGAGCGGTAATCCGATTCAAAGATGGCGCGCGCCACTACCCCGGCCACCTGCGGGTTGACGCCGCGCACGTGCTCGGCGATTTCCTGCAGGGCCAGCGACACCGGCTGGTTGAGCATCATTCCGGTCAGCGCGCCCTGCCAGTCCTGCTGCTGGTCGAGCAGCTGGTAGAAGCCGTCGACATCGTCGCGCTGAAAGCCGCCGCGGTAGTTGCTGGCGTTCAGGTACCGCGGACTCGCGCCCACAAATACCAGGGCGTCGAAGCGCTCGGGACGCTCCAGGGCGGCCAGCAGGCCGATCATGGCGCTCATCGAGGCGCCCAGCAGCACGATGTTTCGCAAATCGAGTTCGTCGATCAGGCGCAGCATGTCGTCGGCGTAGCCTTCCAGGCTGGCATGCCGCGCCGCGTTCCACAGCGCCGGGTCGGAGTGTCCAAACCCCGCCAGGTCGTAGGCCACCACCCGGCAACTGTTCCGAAAGGCGGCCACCTGGGGACGGAAAATGCCCCGGTGCGAGCAAAAGCCGTGCGCGCACAGCAAGGTTCTCGGCCCCGAGCCCACCACTTCGGTGTTGGCGCGCCGGGCGAAACTGGAAACCGCGTTATTCATGGTGATCCTCCGCGCCAGGCGCCAGGGGGCCTTCCTCGAGCGCCAGCAGGTCCAGGAAACGCTGAACGACCCGCTCGTCGAGCAGCACCCCGGCTTCGCGGCGCAGCTGCTCGGCCGCCTGCGCCGGCGTCCAGGCCTGTTTGTAGGGACGCGCGCTGGTCAGGGCGTCGTAGACGTCCACCACCGCGAACACCCGGGCGGCCAGCGGAATGTCGCTGCCGGACAACCCCTTGGGATAGCCGCTGCCGTTCCAGCGTTCCTGGTGGTAGAGCACCACCTCCAGCGTGATCGGCGGCAGCGAGGGAATGTGGTGCAGCATCTCGTAGCCGATGGTCGGGTGGCGCTTGATGACCGCCCACTCCTCGGGGGTGAGCTGGCCGGGCTTGAGCAAAATCGCGTCGGGAATGGCGACCTTGCCGGTGTCGTGCAAGAAGGCCCCCCAGCGCAGCGCGTCGAGGTCGTCGCCCCCGAAGCCCAGCGCCCGGCCCAGGCGTTCGGTGAAATCCACCACCCGGTCGGTGTGGCCCTTGGTCTCGTAATCGCGGTATTCCAGGGCCAGCCCCAGCGCCCGCAGGGTCTCCTCGCGCGAGGTGTTGAGCTGCTCGATGTGGTGCGAGCGCTCCAGCGCCCGGCTCAGGCGCGCCGCCACCGTGGGCAGCAGCTGGCGGGTTTCCTGACTGATGGCGGCGTCCTGGTCGGTGCCGAACACCAGAATGACGCTGAGGTCGCCCTCCTGCGCGATGGGGAGCAGGCACACGCTGCGCCAGTGGGCGCGCGGCAGCGCTTCGGGCGGCGAGAGCAGCGCCGCGTCGGGCGCGATGAAATACGCTTCGCGCCGCCGCAGCGCGGTGCAGACCGGCTCGGCGAAGGGCAGCTGCTGGAAATCCTGCAAGCTGGTGGTCAGCGCGGGCGGCAGGGTGCCCGCCGAGGCGAGCAGCGCGAGGTGGCCGGCGCTGAAATCGAAGGCGCAGGCGTAGTCGTATTCGGTGAGGAACAAGCACTTGTGCAGCACTTCCTGAACGAGTTCGAGCCGGGTGGTGCGCTGTTCGAGCGAGGCGGTGAAATCGAGCAGCTGCCGGTAGCGGTTGAGCTGCGCCTTGACTTCGAGCTGGGCCTGCTTGCGCTGCCGGATGTCGCGGGTCGTGCCGTTGAAGGCCAGTTCCTTGCCGGTGAGCGGATCGTAGACCGCCTTGAAGGTGGTCTCGACCCAGACCAGCGAGCCGTCTTTGTGCCTGAGGCGGTACTCGAACTTTTCCAGCTCGGACCGCCGGTGAAAGCGGCGCTCGAAAGCCTGTTGCAGGGCTGGGCGGTCGTCTTCGTACACCAGATGAAACGGACCAGCGCTCAGCATCTCCTCGCTGCTGTAGCCGAGCAGGTCGCGGACGTTCGGCGAGCAGTACTCGAGGCGGCCGTCCGGCGCATACTGGCGCACCAGGTCGGTGGAATGGTCGGCCAGGCGCCGGAAATTGCGCTCGCTTTCCTCCAGGGCGCGGATCGAGGCCTCGCGGGCCTGTTCGGCCGCCACCCTGGCCGACACGTCCCGCGAATTGACCAGAATGCCGCCGATCGCTTCGTGGCCCCGCAAATCCCGCCCCACGCACTCCAGCCACACCCAGTGGCCGTCGCGGTGCAAAAAGCGCCTCACCGCCGTATCGGTCAC encodes the following:
- a CDS encoding aspartate kinase; translation: MSETPQLLVMKFGGTNMGDAAAIRHSASLAGRSLAAGVRVVVVVSAMAGVTNQLLSIADAAEKGDIALANDQIAALRTRHFTAAQELGAAPDSSVSREIRELLETLRQAVYGVYLLRELTPRSKDLIVAFGERLSAPLMTVALERWGHRAHHLTGGQAGIVTDSHFGSARPLPSAAGRIRDRLSGLLDAGVTPVISGFMGETEKGAVTTLGRGGTDFSATIVGAALHASEVWAWKDVDGVMSADPRSVPGAQNIAQLSYGEVMELAYFGAKVLHPLAVTPLQDAGIPLRVKSAADPDFPGTLVTGDAHTDGVHPVKAVTAIRNVSIINVSGAGILGVPDVVADLFAALARENITLLMVSQSSSMSNVSLVILGSDEERTLAALTPPMGGRQLQVDVQRGVAVLAIVGAGMRGTKGVSARLFGALAGDDINILMISQGSSELNISVAIEGQDVDRATRTVHGAFGLDAPVAAD
- a CDS encoding alanine--glyoxylate aminotransferase family protein; its protein translation is MKLLDAPQPAEVAPPYPDHVLLTPGPTPIHPRALRALTRPMLGHMDPEVFKLNRAIQADLREMYGTEPEAFTALLAGTGSLGMEAGFANLVEKGDEVLVCANGSFGRRMAEMAARYGAKVRLVTAPLGEPINPSDVADHLGDAAMVAVVHGETSTGVLNPVPEIAELVRHSGALLTVDAVTTAGMEPFSMQQWGVDYAYTGAQKCLSAPPGLAPVAISERAFARFAARRHPTPLWYCDFEGLRDYWVEHTYHHTVPVNLHFAFAEALRAALEEGLPERRERVRWMGRAITEALAPLGFSPYVKREEARLPTVLALRLPEHLDDAGVRAELRRREISITGGLGPTAGVIWRLGLMGEAAHPAPYRALMVALEDILGAPGLVRRFEAALDAGSA
- a CDS encoding acetate/propionate family kinase, with protein sequence MTRSAILVLNAGSSSLKYQLLGPEGQTYTSGLIERIGEPGGEPDHAAALRRVLSGLPQDVQMEAVGHRVVHGGERFTQATRITPEVLATIDELSDLAPLHNPPAVQGIRAALGGLPGVPNVAVFDTAFHTTLPPQAYLYAVPHDLYRNFGVRRYGFHGTSHAYVSRRAAELLGGPQSPEAQKIVTLHLGNGASAAAVLRGQSVDTSMGLTPLEGLVMGTRSGDLDPGAVLWLTEKFGLEETTRLLNRQSGLKGLSGVSNDLRDVRAAQSERAELALAVMTYRLIKQVGAYAAAMNGLGALVFTGGAGENDAKLRADVLQGLTFLGFELDEAANGQRSGERRITTAESKPALVIPTDEEGEIARQTRQVLTADRAG
- the pepF gene encoding oligoendopeptidase F, with the protein product MTATPAPARRDVPRDQTWDIEALYATPAAWDAEASALAGDLPTLGQYAGTLGGSPEALATYLNAREALRMRLTRLISYAGMSASVDGKDAEAAARRDRASSLGSVFAAASAFDKPELLALDEQVVRPWLERDDLKDHAVMVERIWRERPHVRSAEVEELLGQVQSPFSSERGIHPALVNMDLDFGTAGGVPIGQGNVDRLIADPDREVRREAWESYADAHLSAQHGMAAALATHVRQNVFMARARRYPDALTAALAPDHLPTSVFHTLIDTYLANIHIWHRYWDVRRRWLGLEELREYDVKAPLVPSPEMNYAQAVDAICEGMAPLGPDYVTQMRAGLTTERWVDWASNAGKRQGAYSNGGARVKPYIFMSFQGGLGSMSTLAHEIGHSMHSWLSQHKQASSVPRYTLFAAEVASNFNQAMVRRHLFENNTDPDFEVALIEEALSNFHRYFFIMPTLARFELEIHRRIEAGKSLSAPDLNTLMADLLQAGYGSGVTVDRDRSGITWAEFSTHLYSNFYAYQYATGISAAHQLRAGFDTDPQGAQERYLQFLSEGGRLDPLDALQAAGVDLTTAQPVEETFRVLSGYVDRLEELLSQRA
- the uvrC gene encoding excinuclease ABC subunit UvrC, with the translated sequence MHVDDLPVLPTTPGVYIFRGKGGTPIYIGKANNLRSRVGQHFKAGGKSGRFTREALELEWISARNEVEALVLEANLIKQHRPHYNVLLKDDKHYPFLKLTHEEFPMLVVTRRVIKDGASYYGPYPDASAVRRVKHLIDTMFPLRKNSGLPLQKKPRPCLNYHMGRCLGPCVDKADPAEYHRVVEDVKALLEGRAAGVVVRLKEDMKTAAQQQDFEQAGRLRDRLQAVEKLFGNEQAAMQMGAEDLDFLGHAQAGEFAMVQLFRMRGGRVVGRDKRFLTGAAESDAGEVIGAFVQDYYAQATHVPPLILLPADYPDAPLWTQLLSERAGRKVEMRVPLRGDKTELTEMARRNAETGLEAELALLERRGDHPGLDALREVLALPERPWRIEGYDNSNLFGTNIVSGMVVFEGGRARRGEHRRFKVRGLERPDDYLSMRQTITRRFSGSLADKLPLPDLILIDGGRGQVNAALDALKEVGVQVPVVGLAKREERIILPGRYGAQFWLSGGSEIGVDRELLLPHTHPALRVLIGVRDEVHNYAVTYHRKLRGQDMLRSVFDDLPGIGEKRQHALLEHFSSLEDLGAASVDEIARVPGMNLRAARSVKDFLSARQANSTPS
- a CDS encoding alpha/beta fold hydrolase, with translation MNNAVSSFARRANTEVVGSGPRTLLCAHGFCSHRGIFRPQVAAFRNSCRVVAYDLAGFGHSDPALWNAARHASLEGYADDMLRLIDELDLRNIVLLGASMSAMIGLLAALERPERFDALVFVGASPRYLNASNYRGGFQRDDVDGFYQLLDQQQDWQGALTGMMLNQPVSLALQEIAEHVRGVNPQVAGVVARAIFESDYRSLLPQARHPVLVTQTRADNAVPESVGRYLQECLPQAQLEFLPGVGHLPNFTEPEAFNAALERFLGGLPEVGGPAMLALAGRA
- a CDS encoding HD domain-containing phosphohydrolase; translation: MTDTAVRRFLHRDGHWVWLECVGRDLRGHEAIGGILVNSRDVSARVAAEQAREASIRALEESERNFRRLADHSTDLVRQYAPDGRLEYCSPNVRDLLGYSSEEMLSAGPFHLVYEDDRPALQQAFERRFHRRSELEKFEYRLRHKDGSLVWVETTFKAVYDPLTGKELAFNGTTRDIRQRKQAQLEVKAQLNRYRQLLDFTASLEQRTTRLELVQEVLHKCLFLTEYDYACAFDFSAGHLALLASAGTLPPALTTSLQDFQQLPFAEPVCTALRRREAYFIAPDAALLSPPEALPRAHWRSVCLLPIAQEGDLSVILVFGTDQDAAISQETRQLLPTVAARLSRALERSHHIEQLNTSREETLRALGLALEYRDYETKGHTDRVVDFTERLGRALGFGGDDLDALRWGAFLHDTGKVAIPDAILLKPGQLTPEEWAVIKRHPTIGYEMLHHIPSLPPITLEVVLYHQERWNGSGYPKGLSGSDIPLAARVFAVVDVYDALTSARPYKQAWTPAQAAEQLRREAGVLLDERVVQRFLDLLALEEGPLAPGAEDHHE